The genome window CTAATGATTATTCCTTGGTGGATATTTATTGTTTTCATATTTGTAATAGGTTGGAAGGTAAAGGGGTGGAAGGCTGGTCTATCCTATGCTGTACTTATTTTCCTCATCGGTACCTTTGGTCTTTGGGAAGCTATGATGCTGACTTTAGGAGTAGTCATTACAGCTGTGATTATTTCCCTCATCATAGGTATACCTATTGGGATTATAACAGCCTATAGTGAAAAATTGGATATGGTGGTTAAGCCTCTTTTAGACGCTATGCAAACCATGCCTAGTTTTGTATATCTAATTCCAGCCATTATGCTCTTTGGACTTGGATTAGTACCGGCAGTATTTGCAACAACCATTTATGCAATTCCTCCTGCTATTCGATTAACTAATCTTGCTATTCGAAGAGTACCAAGGGAAATGAAAGAAGCAGCATATTCCTTTGGCTCATCACCATGGCAAACTTTGATCAAGGTAGAATTACCCCAGGCATTACCTACCATTATGACAGGTATAAATCAAACCATTATGATGGCTATTTCCATGGTGGTTATCGCCTCCATGGTTGGAGCTAAGGGGCTGGGTATAAATGTTATTACAGCCATTAACCGAATTGACGTAGCCATGGGCTCTGAAGCAGGCCTAAGTATTGTTATCCTAGCAATTATTCTTGATCGAATTACCCAGGGTATGGCGGATAGCTTTAAGGTATCAGAATAAAAGAAGGAGAAGGGAGGAGTAGACCATGACAATAAAATTAAAAGTGGAAGATTTATATAAAATTTTTGGACGAAATCCTAAAGAAGCCTTTAGAATGTTAGAGCAGGGAAAAAGTAAAAAAGAGATATTAGAAAAAACAGGACAGGCAATCGGTGTGAATAATGTTTCTCTGGAGGTAAAAGAGGGAGAAACTTTCGTCATCATGGGACTGTCCGGTAGTGGGAAATCAACTCTAATTCGATGTCTTAATTTATTAAATAAACCCACAAAGGGGAAAGTAATTGTTGATGGTGAAAATATTGTAAAATATGATAAAAAACAGCTAAAAGAGTTTAGGCAAAAAAAGATGGCTATGGTATTTCAGCATTTTGGTCTTTTAACCCATCGAAATATTTTATCTAACGTTGAATATGGTCTAGAGATAAAAAAGGTTTCTAAAGAGGAAAGAACTAAGATTGCTATGGAAGCCATCAAGACTGTTGGGTTAGAAGGATGGGAGGAATCTATGCCCCACCAACTTAGTGGGGGGATGCAGCAAAGAGTAGGGCTAGCTAGGGCACTAGCAAACGATCCAGATATTTTGCTTATGGATGAACCCTTTAGCGCATTGGATCCTTTAATTCGTCGGGAAATGCAGGTAGAATTACTAGACATACAGGCAAAATTAAAGAAAACCATCATTTTTATCACCCATGATGTCAATGAGGCATTTAAGATTGGAGACAGAGTTGCAGTAATGAAAGATGGAGAAGTTGTACAAGTAGGTACACCAGAAGAAATTCTTGAAAATCCATCAAACCAATATATTGAAGACTTTATTCATGATATTGATCGTTCAAAAGTTCTCCAAGCAAAACATATTATGAAAAAGAGCCCAGCCTTGGTGTCAAATAAAGATGGTTTGAAAGTAGCCGTACAAGAGATGCGTTCAAATGGTATCTCTAGCCTATTTGTAGTAGGTGATAAAAGAATACTTGAAGGGATTATTACTATAGATGATGCAATAGAGGCTATAAAAAACAAGAAGACTTTAAAAGATATCATTAGGACGGATTATCATGTAGCACATTCATGTGATTATGTACAAGATTTAATTCCTAAGGCAGCAGATACCAAATATCCTATAGCTGTTGTAAGTGATGAAGGAAAGTTTGAAGGCATTATTGTCCGAGTATCTGTACTCTCCGGTTTAGCTTCATAATAGTTTAACAAAAAGAGGTAAGGGATTCTGTGAACTGGCTCATATCACTGTTTCCCTTACCTCTTTTTTATTAAACTTGCATTGATAATCATTTTCATTATACAATAATAAGTGAAGAAGATGAGGAGATGAGAGAAGTGGAAATCATAACCTGTAATTGCAGTGATTGTGAGCATCGTAGTTGTGCTAGGCACGTACCTATTTTTTCACAATTAAATAAGGTACAATTAGAAAGGGTATTATCATTAATTAAGAGAAGAAAGTATAAAAAAGGAGAAATTATTCTCTTTGAAGGTAATGAAAGTAAAAATTTAATGATTATCAATAGAGGAAAAGTAAAGGCCTATCGGTATACGCCAGAGGGCAAGGAACAAATTTTATCTATATATTCTTCAGGAGATTTTATAGGAGAAATGAATATATTAATCAATCAGCATTCTACCTATAATGCTGAGGCCTTAGAAAATACCCATATATGTATGATTTATAAGGAAGACTTTGAAAAACTAATCCATGATTATCCAGATATTAGTTTAAATATTATAGAAGAATTGGTTAAACGGTTGGAAAAAACTCAATCCATGTTGCAAAGTCTTGGTACAAAGGATATAGAATCAAGAATTGGAACGATGCTGTTGGATTTTGCCCGAAATTATGGAAAGGATAATAAAGAGGGAGTGTTAATAAATTTACCCTTGAACAGAGAGGGTATGGCTAATTACATCGGTGTGACTAGAGAAACCATTAGCAGAAAATTAAATGCCCTCCAAGAAGAAAGCATAATTGAAATAATCGGAAACAAGAAAATCTTAGTGAAGAATATAGAGGCACTTTCACAAAGTGTATAGAGATAGA of Irregularibacter muris contains these proteins:
- a CDS encoding Crp/Fnr family transcriptional regulator, which codes for MEIITCNCSDCEHRSCARHVPIFSQLNKVQLERVLSLIKRRKYKKGEIILFEGNESKNLMIINRGKVKAYRYTPEGKEQILSIYSSGDFIGEMNILINQHSTYNAEALENTHICMIYKEDFEKLIHDYPDISLNIIEELVKRLEKTQSMLQSLGTKDIESRIGTMLLDFARNYGKDNKEGVLINLPLNREGMANYIGVTRETISRKLNALQEESIIEIIGNKKILVKNIEALSQSV
- a CDS encoding ABC transporter permease, translating into MGMFPDSLRFHFGMYVDQLVKWLQSNFSVFFDVIKTGTLNFLLGVQNFLMIIPWWIFIVFIFVIGWKVKGWKAGLSYAVLIFLIGTFGLWEAMMLTLGVVITAVIISLIIGIPIGIITAYSEKLDMVVKPLLDAMQTMPSFVYLIPAIMLFGLGLVPAVFATTIYAIPPAIRLTNLAIRRVPREMKEAAYSFGSSPWQTLIKVELPQALPTIMTGINQTIMMAISMVVIASMVGAKGLGINVITAINRIDVAMGSEAGLSIVILAIILDRITQGMADSFKVSE
- a CDS encoding quaternary amine ABC transporter ATP-binding protein; the encoded protein is MTIKLKVEDLYKIFGRNPKEAFRMLEQGKSKKEILEKTGQAIGVNNVSLEVKEGETFVIMGLSGSGKSTLIRCLNLLNKPTKGKVIVDGENIVKYDKKQLKEFRQKKMAMVFQHFGLLTHRNILSNVEYGLEIKKVSKEERTKIAMEAIKTVGLEGWEESMPHQLSGGMQQRVGLARALANDPDILLMDEPFSALDPLIRREMQVELLDIQAKLKKTIIFITHDVNEAFKIGDRVAVMKDGEVVQVGTPEEILENPSNQYIEDFIHDIDRSKVLQAKHIMKKSPALVSNKDGLKVAVQEMRSNGISSLFVVGDKRILEGIITIDDAIEAIKNKKTLKDIIRTDYHVAHSCDYVQDLIPKAADTKYPIAVVSDEGKFEGIIVRVSVLSGLAS